The genomic segment GGGGTTAAATAACACACCTATTTCAGAACTCTGTTGTGCTATTTATGGTCTAGCAGCTAGGCTGCCGCACGCACACCCTGAAAGGCAATACATTTACAACATGTGATATGTCATGATAAATGCTCATACATGCTTCTAATTAATTTTTTTAAAGCATTGTACCTGCAGGcatcaagtaaagtgttactcaATGTTTATTACAAAATGCAACATTCAATTTTGGCTAAGGGTTCCTTACATAGTGTATTTTATGTTTGATCATGTTTTTTGTGTTCATTATAGGTACGGAGATCCATACAAGCTGAATATGGCGTGCCAGAACATCACAACTCTTTCTTGTGACCTCACTGCAGAGACACCATACATCTATCAAAATTCATACTGTGCTCAGGTTTTCGCCAACAGTCACTCCCTAGGCCATACAGCACTGTTTAAACCTCTGAGAGACAGTAAGCAATTTCCTCTCTTTATCATACTTTTTCTAGATTAAGATGTTTTTGGAGTATGTGTTGGCTCAGAGGGCAGAATCCTTAGCTGTGATACATACACATCGCTCCAATTGTCTGTTCATATTTTCTAATGACATCAAAGTATGTTTCCATGAAAGCTTCTGTTACTCACCAATTCGTCCAGTTAGCATTTGGCCCATACTCAATGGGTTTATCCTGTTCTCTTCAGATTGTCACTAATTCATTATTTTTCCTTAGTCTTATTCTCACTCTTAATTTGTCTTTTACACGTCAGCCGTCCTTGGGCCACCCAATGTGTCTGTGAAAGCCACAACATCATCTTTAAAAGTGACTGTCACCCTACCGTTAGGACCGGATAATAAGACTTCCATCGAGGAGATTTTCAACAGTACCAGCTTTTCCTACCATAATCCTCCAACCGTCTATACCCTCAACATCACTCGTCCTAGCTGGGCAGCACAGGTgataaccccccaccccccccacccccaccccacacacacacgtactgctCACACAATATGcatgcagacacatgcacacccacccacacacacacacgttagataCACAAAACATGTTCT from the Oncorhynchus kisutch isolate 150728-3 unplaced genomic scaffold, Okis_V2 scaffold3748, whole genome shotgun sequence genome contains:
- the LOC116371843 gene encoding interleukin-22 receptor subunit alpha-2-like, whose translation is CSAIGEGKPYFISRNFNTVLHWNKFDSPDERVLYSVHYKRYGDPYKLNMACQNITTLSCDLTAETPYIYQNSYCAQVFANSHSLGHTALFKPLRDTVLGPPNVSVKATTSSLKVTVTLPLGPDNKTSIEEIFNSTSFSYHNPPTVYTLNITRPSWAAQVHENTTGEFVLNNLKNISVEYCGYVVYVPTVERHRNPSESHTFCVALPGYPRLLFPWFLLLGCL